A DNA window from Centroberyx gerrardi isolate f3 chromosome 5, fCenGer3.hap1.cur.20231027, whole genome shotgun sequence contains the following coding sequences:
- the LOC144539312 gene encoding myosin heavy chain, fast skeletal muscle-like gives MSTDAEMAVYGKAAIYLRKPEKERIEAQTAPFDAKSAAYVADVKELYLKCTILKKDGGKVTVKVLTNQEERTVKEEDVTPMNPPKYDKIEDMAMMTHLNEAAVLYNLKERYAAWMIYTYSGLFCATVNPYKWLPVYDAEVVAAYRGKKRMEAPPHIFSVSDNAYQFMATDRENQSVLITGESGAGKTVNTKRVIQYFATISVGGGEKKKEATSGKMQGSLEDQIIAANPLLEAYGNAKTVRNDNSSRFGKFIRIHFGTTGKLASADIETYLLEKSRVTFQLPDERGYHIFYQMMTNHKPELIEMTLITTNPYDFPMCSMGQITVASIDDKEELVATDTAIDILGFTNEEKMGIYKFTGAVLHHGNMKFKQKQREEQAEPDGTEEADKVAYLLGLNSADMLKALCYPRVKVGNEYVTKGQTVQQVLNSVSALAKSIYERMFLWMVIRINQMLDTKQPRQFFIGVLDIAGFEIFDFNSMEQLCINFTNEKLQQFFNHHMFVLEQEEYKKEGIIWEFIDFGMDLAACIELIEKPMGIFSILEEECMFPKASDTTFKNKLYDQHLGKTKAFEKPKPAKGKAEAHFSLVHYAGTVDYNICGWLDKNKDPLNDSVIQLYQKSGVKLLPVLYPPVVEETGGGKKGGKKKGGSMQTVSSQFRENLGKLMTNLRSTHPHFVRCLIPNESKTPGLMENFLVIHQLRCNGVLEGIRICRKGFPSRILYGDFKQRYKVLNASVIPEGQFIDNKKASEKLLGSIDVNHEEYKFGHTKVFFKAGLLGTLEEMRDEKLAALVTMTQGLCRGYVMRKEFVKMMERREAIYGIQYNIRSFMNVKHWPWMKVYYKIKPLLKSAETEKELQNMKENYEKMKTDLATAQAKKKELEEKMVSLLQEKNDLQLQVASESENLSDAEERCEGLIKSKIQMEAKLKETSERLEDEEEINAELTAKKRKLEDECSELKKDIDDLELTLAKVEKEKHATENKVKNLTEEMASQDESIAKLTKEKKALQEAHQQTLDDLQAEEDKVNTLTKAKTKLEQQVDDLEGSLEQEKKLRMDLERAKRKLEGDLKLAQESVMDLENDKQQSDEKIKKKDFEISQHLSKIEDEQSLGAQLQKKIKELQARIEELEEEIEAERAARAKVEKQRADLSRELEEISERLEEAGGATAAQIEMNKKREAEFQKLRRDLEESTLQHEATAAALRKKQADSVAELGEQIDNLQRVKQKLEKEKSEYKMEIDDLSSNMEAVAKSKGNLEKMCRTLEDQFSELKAKNDENVRQINDISAQRARLMTENGEFGRQLEEKEALVSQLTRGKQAFTQQIEELKRQIEEEVKAKNALAHGVQSARHDCDLLREQFEEEQEAKAELQRGMSKANSEVAQWRSKYETDAIQRTEELEESKKKLAQRLQEAEEQIEAVNSKCASLEKTKQRLQGEVEDLMIDVERANALAANLDKKQRNFDKVLAEWKQKYEEGQAELEGAQKEARSLSTELFKMKNSYEEALDQLETLKRENKNLQQEISDLTEQIGETGKSIHELEKSKKQVETEKSEIQSALEEAEGTLEHEESKILRVQLELNQVKGEVDRKLAEKDEEMEQIKRNSQRVIDSMQTTLDSEVRSRNDALRIKKKMEGDLNEMEIQLSHANRQASEAQKQLRNVQGQLKDAQLHLDDALRAQEDLKEQAAMVERRNGLMLAEIDELRVGLEQTERGRKVAEQELVDASERVGLLHSQNTSLMNTKKKLEADLVQVQGEVDDSVQEARNAEEKAKKAITDAAMMAEELKKEQDTSSHLERMKKNLEITVKDLQHRLDEAENLAMKGGKKQLQKLESRVRELEAEIEAEQRRGGDAVKGVRKYERRVKELTYQTEEDKKNGARLQALVDKLQLKVKAYKRQAEEAEEQANTHLTKCRKIQHELEEAEERADIAESQVNKLRAKSRDSGKGKEAAE, from the exons ATGAGTACTGACGCGGAGATGGCCGTTTATGGCAAGGCCGCCATTTATCTCCGTAagccagagaaggagaggattgAGGCTCAAACCGCACCCTTTGATGCCAAATCTGCTGCCTATGTGGCTGATGTTAAGGAGCTGTACCTTAAATGTACAATCCTGAAGAAAGACGGTGGCAAAGTCACCGTGAAAGTTCTTACCAACCAGGAG GAGAGGACGGTTAAGGAGGAAGATGTCACCCCTATGAACCCTCCCAAGTATGACAAAATTGAGGACATGGCCATGATGACCCATCTCAATGAAGCCGCTGTGCTGTATAACCTCAAAGAGCGTTATGCAGCATGGATGATCTAC ACCTACTCTGGGCTGTTCTGTGCAACTGTGAATCCCTACAAGTGGCTCCCAGTGTACGATGCTGAGGTTGTAGCTGCTTACAGAGGCAAAAAGCGCATGGAGGCTCCACCCCacatcttctctgtctctgacaatGCCTACCAGTTCATGGCTACTG ATAGGGAGAACCAGTCTGTCTTGATCAC TGGAGAATCTGGTGCTGGAAAGACTGTGAACACCAAGCGTGTCATCCAGTACTTTGCAACAATCTCAGTGGGTGgtggagaaaagaagaaggaggCAACATCAGGAAAGATGCAG GGGTCACTGGAGGACCAGATTATTGCAGCCAATCCCTTGCTGGAAGCCTATGGTAATGCCAAGACTGTGAGGAATGACAACTCCTCTCGTTTT GGTAAATTCATCAGAATCCATTTTGGCACAACTGGTAAACTGGCTAGTGCTGATATTGAGACAT ATCTGCTGGAGAAGTCTAGAGTGACGTTCCAGCTTCCTGATGAGAGAGGCTACCACATCTTCTACCAGATGATGACCAACCACAAACCTGAGCTGATTG AAATGACGCTCATCACCACCAACCCCTATGACTTCCCCATGTGCAGTATGGGTCAGATTACTGTGGCCAGCATTGATGACAAAGAAGAGTTGGTTGCcactgat ACTGCTATTGATATTCTGGGCTTCACCAATGAGGAGAAGATGGGCATCTACAAGTTTACCGGTGCTGTGCTCCACCATGGTAACATGAAGTTCAAGCAGAAGCAGCGTGAAGAGCAGGCTGAGCCAGATGGCACAGAGG agGCTGACAAGGTTGCTTACTTGTTGGGCCTGAACTCGGCTGACATGCTGAAGGCTCTGTGCTACCCCAGAGTGAAGGTCGGAAATGAGTATGTCACCAAGGGACAGACTGTGCAACAG GTCCTGAACTCAGTGAGCGCCCTCGCTAAGTCTATCTATGAAAGAATGTTCTTGTGGATGGTCATCCGCATCAACCAAATGCTGGACACCAAGCAGCCAAGGCAATTCTTCATTGGTGTGCTGGACATTGCTGGTTTTGAAATCTTTGAT TTCAACAGCATGGAGCAGTTGTGTATCAACTTCACCAATGAGAAACTGCAACAGTTCTTCAACCACCACATGTTTGTCCTGGAGCAAGAGGAGTACAAGAAGGAGGGTATCATCTGGGAGTTCATTGACTTTGGCATGGACTTGGCTGCCTGCATTGAGCTCATTGAAAAG CCCATGGGCATCTTCTCCATCCTTGAAGAGGAGTGCATGTTCCCAAAGGCCTCAGACACTACCTTCAAGAACAAGCTGTATGACCAGCACCTCGGTAAAACCAAAGCATTTGAGAAGCCCAAGCCAGCCAAAGGCAAGGCTGAGGCCCATTTCTCTCTGGTGCACTATGCTGGAACTGTGGACTACAATATCTGTGGCTGGCTGGACAAGAACAAGGATCCCCTGAACGACTCTGTTATTCAACTGTACCAGAAGTCTGGTGTTAAACTGTTGCCTGTCCTGTATCCCCCTGTTGTTGAAG AGACTGGTGGTGGCAAGAAGGGAGGCAAGAAGAAGGGTGGTTCCATGCAGACTGTGTCCTCACAGTTCAGG GAGAACTTGGGCAAGCTTATGACCAACTTGAGGAGCACTCATCCTCACTTTGTACGTTGCCTGATTCCCAATGAGTCAAAGACTCCAG GTCTGATGGAAAACTTCCTGGTTATCCACCAGCTGAGGTGTAACGGTGTGCTGGAGGGTATCAGAATCTGCAGGAAAGGTTTCCCCAGCAGAATCCTCTATGGTGACTTCAAGCAGAG GTACAAAGTACTGAATGCCAGTGTCATCCCTGAGGGTCAATTCATTGACAACAAGAAGGCCTCTGAGAAGCTGCTTGGGTCAATTGATGTGAATCATGAGGAGTATAAATTTGGACACACCAAG GTGTTCTTCAAAGCTGGTCTACTAGGTACCCTTGAGGAGATGCGAGATGAGAAGCTTGCTGCTCTGGTCACCATGACTCAGGGTCTCTGCCGTGGCTATGTCATGAGGAAGGAGTTTGTGAAGATGATGGAAAGGAG GGAAGCCATTTACGGCATCCAGTACAACATCCGCTCATTCATGAATGTGAAACACTGGCCATGGATGAAGGTGTACTACAAGATTAAGCCCCTTCTGAAGAGTGCTGAAACTGAGAAGGAGCTACAGAACATGAAGGAAAACTATGAGAAGATGAAAACAGACCTGGCCACAGCCCAGGCTAAGAAGAAGGaactggaggagaagatggtgtCTCTTCTGCAGGAGAAGAATGATCTGCAGCTGCAAGTGGCATCT GAATCAGAGAATCTGTCAGATGCTGAGGAGAGATGTGAGGGACTTATCAAGAGTAAGATCCAGATGGAGGCAAAACTCAAAGAGACAAGTGAGAgactggaggatgaggaggaaatcAACGCTGAACTAACTGCCAAGAAGAGGAAACTGGAGGATGAATGCTCCGAGCTCAAGAAGGACATTGATGACCTGGAGCTTACCTTAGCCaaagtggagaaggagaagcatgCCACTGAGAACAAG GTGAAGAACCTGACTGAAGAGATGGCCTCTCAAGATGAGAGCATTGCTAAGCtgacaaaggagaagaaagccCTCCAAGAGGCACATCAGCAGACTCTTGATGACCTGcaggcagaggaagacaaagtcaACACTCTGACCAAGGCCAAGACCAAGCTTGAGCAGCAAGTGGATGAT CTTGAAGGTTCTCTGGAGCAAGAGAAGAAGCTCCGCATGGACCTtgagagagcaaagaggaagCTCGAGGGCGATCTGAAACTGGCCCAGGAATCCGTCATGGATCTTGAGAATGACAAGCAGCAGTCTGACGAGAAAATCAAGAA GAAGGACTTTGAGATAAGCCAGCATCTCAGTAAGATTGAAGATGAACAATCCTTGGGTGCTCAGCTACAGAAGAAGATTAAAGAGCTCCAG GCTCGTATTGAGGAACTGGAGGAAGAGATCGAGGCTGAGCGTGCTGCTCGCGCCAAGGTTGAGAAGCAGAGAGCTGACCTCTCCAGGGAACTTGAAGAGATCAGTGAGAGACTTGAGGAGGCCGGTGGAGCCACTGCTGCTCAGATTGAGATGAACAAGAAACGTGAAGCTGAGTTCCAGAAGCTGCGTCGTGACCTTGAGGAGTCCACCTTACAGCATGaagccactgctgctgctctccgcAAGAAGCAGGCTGACAGTGTTGCAGAGCTGGGAGAACAGATCGACAACCTGCAGCGTGTCAAGcagaagctggagaaggagaagagtgaATACAAGATGGAGATTGATGACCTATCAAGCAATATGGAAGCTGTGGCAAAATCCAAG GGAAATCTCGAGAAGATGTGCCGCACCCTTGAGGACCAGTTCAGTGAACTTAAGGCTAAGAATGACGAGAATGTTCGCCAGATAAATGACATCAGCGCTCAGAGAGCAAGACTGATGACAGAGAATG GTGAGTTTGGTCGTCAGCTTGAggagaaagaagcccttgtcTCCCAGCTGACCAGAGGCAAGCAAGCCTTTACACAGCAGATTGAGGAGCTGAAGAGACAAATTGAGGAGGAAGTTAAG GCCAAGAATGCCCTTGCCCACGGTGTGCAATCAGCCCGCCATGACTGTGATCTTCTGAGGGAGCAgtttgaggaggagcaggaggccaaGGCAGAGCTGCAACGTGGAATGTCCAAGGCCAACAGTGAAGTGGCCCAATGGAGGAGCAAGTATGAAACTGATGCTATCCAGCGCACTGAGGAGCTTGAAGAGTCAAA GAAAAAGCTTGCCCAGCGCCTTCAGGAAGCTGAGGAACAGATTGAGGCTGTGAACTCCAAGTGTGCGTCTCTGGAGAAAACCAAACAGAGGCTCCAGGGCGAGGTGGAGGACCTCATGATTGATGTGGAGAGAGCCAATGCTTTGGCTGCCAACCTTGACAAGAAGCAGAGGAACTTTGATAAG GTTCTGGCAGAATGGAAGCAGAAATATGAGGAGGGTCAGGCAGAGCTTGAGGGAGCTCAGAAAGAGGCTCGTTCTCTCAGCACTGAACTGTTCAAGATGAAAAACTCTTATGAGGAAGCTCTGGATCAGCTGGAGACCCTGAAGCGGGAGAACAAGAACCTGCAAC AGGAAATCTCAGACCTGACTGAACAGATTGGTGAGACTGGAAAAAGCATCCATGAGCTGGAGAAGTCCAAGaagcaggtggagacagagaagtCAGAGATCCAGTCAGCTCTTGAGGAGGCTGAG ggaaCTCTGGAACATGAGGAGTCCAAGATTCTGCGTGTCCAGCTGGAGCTCAACCAGGTCAAAGGTGAGGTTGACAGAAAGCTGgcagagaaagatgaggagatgGAGCAGATCAAGAGGAACAGCCAGAGGGTGATTGACTCCATGCAGACTACTCTTGACTCTGAGGTCAGGAGCAGGAACGATGCCCTGAGAATCAaaaagaagatggagggagatctGAATGAGATGGAGATTCAGCTGAGTCATGCTAACCGCCAGGCTTCTGAGGCCCAGAAGCAGCTGAGGAATGTCCAGGGACAATTGAAG GATGCCCAGCTGCACCTTGATGATGCTCTCAGAGCGCAGGAAGACCTCAAGGAGCAAGCTGCTATGGTCGAGCGTAGGAATGGTCTCATGTTGGCTGAAATTGATGAGCTGAGGGTTGGtctggaacagacagagagaggccgtAAAGTGGCTGAGCAAGAGCTGGTGGATGCTAGTGAGCGTGTTGGACTGCTGCACTCTCaa AATACAAGCCTTATGAACACAAAGAAGAAGCTGGAGGCTGACCTGGTCCAAGTCCAGGGTGAAGTAGATGACAGTGTTCAGGAAGCAAGAAATGCAGAGGAGAAGGCCAAGAAAGCCATCACTGAT GCTGCTATGATGGCTGAAGAGCTGAAGAAAGAACAGGACACTAGCTCTCAtctggagaggatgaagaagaacctGGAGATCACAGTCAAGGACCTGCAGCACCGCCTGGATGAGGCTGAGAACTTGGCCATGAAGGGTGGCAAGAAACAGCTCCAGAAACTGGAGTCCAGG GTGCGTGAGCTGGAGGCAGAGATTGAAGCTGAACAGAGACGTGGAGGAGACGCTGTTAAAGGTGTCCGTAAAtatgagaggagagtgaaggaactCACATACCAG ACTGAAGAGGACAAGAAGAATGGCGCCCGGCTGCAGGCTCTGGTAGACAAGCTGCAACTGAAGGTGAAGGCCTACAAGAGGCAGGCTGAGGAAGCG GAGGAGCAGGCCAACACTCACCTGACAAAGTGCAGGAAGATTCAGCACGAGTTGGAGGAGGCTGAAGAGCGAGCTGATATTGCCGAGTCTCAGGTCAACAAGCTGAGAGCTAAGAGCCGTGACTCTGGCAAG GGAAAAGAAGCAGCTGAATAA